A region from the Desulfomarina profundi genome encodes:
- a CDS encoding TRAP transporter large permease: protein MLDLSAELVAFLMLGGVFTLVLTGFPIAFVIGSVSFIVGILIFGPTTTYHILYSRFYSLSLNYPYLAVPLFTFMGVILQHSGITKDLYESLYEVLGRLRGGLAIVTIIFGTILATCLGVIAASVTILTLIALGPMLSRGYDKPLAAGSIVASGTLGILIPPSIMLVVYGPQAGISIGQMFMGAVFPGLILAFSYVVYIVVRCHFNSELGPPIPADQMTPFSMKKLWRLLKSLVPPIFLILAVLGTIFSGIAPPTEAAAVGCLASILLAIAYGKFNFQLLSHASLETLRVSAFVVMIAALCYAFVGVFMSAGSGDVVSSLILAVPGGKWASFAMIMLIVFLLGLFIEWIGIVFIIVPIFSPILSHLGFNPLWAGMMICINLQMAFQTPPMAMSIFVLKGTAPPELELSMSDIIKGVIPFVLIIMVVLFLCTVFPGIITWLPEKIMGPAH from the coding sequence TTGCTTGATTTGAGCGCAGAACTTGTTGCTTTCCTTATGCTGGGGGGAGTTTTTACGCTGGTCCTGACAGGATTCCCGATTGCCTTTGTCATCGGCAGTGTGTCTTTTATTGTTGGTATTCTCATTTTCGGACCCACCACAACCTATCATATCTTATACAGTCGCTTTTACTCTCTTTCCCTGAATTACCCTTATTTGGCTGTACCTCTGTTTACGTTTATGGGGGTTATTCTCCAGCATTCAGGGATTACAAAAGATCTGTATGAAAGCCTCTATGAAGTTCTCGGCAGATTGCGGGGAGGGCTGGCTATTGTCACCATTATTTTCGGTACAATTCTTGCTACTTGTCTGGGAGTGATCGCGGCCTCGGTAACCATTCTGACCCTTATAGCCCTGGGCCCGATGCTGAGTCGTGGGTATGATAAACCGTTGGCGGCGGGTTCCATTGTGGCTTCGGGAACTCTGGGCATATTAATTCCGCCGAGCATCATGCTGGTAGTTTACGGCCCCCAGGCCGGTATCTCCATTGGTCAGATGTTTATGGGTGCGGTTTTCCCGGGGTTGATTCTCGCTTTTTCCTATGTTGTTTATATCGTTGTTCGTTGTCATTTCAATTCGGAACTGGGCCCTCCCATACCTGCAGATCAGATGACACCATTCTCCATGAAAAAACTCTGGCGTTTGCTGAAGTCATTGGTACCCCCTATTTTTCTGATTCTTGCGGTCCTTGGAACAATTTTCTCAGGAATAGCCCCTCCTACTGAAGCAGCGGCTGTCGGTTGTCTTGCTTCAATTCTGCTGGCTATTGCCTACGGAAAATTCAATTTTCAACTGCTCAGCCACGCTTCCCTGGAGACATTGCGGGTCAGCGCTTTTGTTGTCATGATCGCAGCACTCTGCTATGCTTTTGTCGGAGTCTTCATGAGTGCCGGTTCCGGTGATGTGGTGTCCAGTCTGATACTTGCTGTGCCAGGAGGTAAGTGGGCATCCTTTGCTATGATTATGTTGATTGTGTTTCTGCTGGGTCTCTTTATTGAGTGGATAGGTATTGTTTTTATTATTGTACCTATTTTTTCACCTATCCTCTCACATCTTGGTTTTAATCCTCTCTGGGCCGGAATGATGATTTGCATCAATCTACAGATGGCTTTTCAGACACCGCCTATGGCCATGTCGATCTTTGTTCTTAAAGGTACGGCTCCTCCGGAACTGGAATTGTCCATGTCGGATATAATTAAAGGGGTGATTCCTTTTGTTTTGATTATTATGGTGGTTCTGTTTCTCTGTACGGTTTTTCCGGGAATAATTACCTGGCTGCCTGAGAAGATAATGGGACCGGCTCATTGA
- a CDS encoding TRAP transporter small permease subunit, producing MTGLLKFLAVVDWLSEKSGQIGKWFALILVFAGSYEAIARHFFDAPTIWSYDTMCMAGGVIYMLGASYNYLHNAHTRVDIFYMQTSRRKQALIDVICSLVLFFPLMIIMFKLAVTWAAKAWRIHEVMFTSFWYPPAAPYRTVFAIGLFLLILQGIARFIRDLYFVIRGEEIA from the coding sequence ATGACCGGTCTGTTAAAATTCCTGGCGGTGGTTGATTGGTTGAGTGAAAAATCAGGTCAAATAGGGAAGTGGTTTGCCTTGATCCTGGTCTTTGCGGGATCCTACGAGGCCATTGCCAGGCATTTCTTTGATGCCCCGACGATCTGGTCATATGATACCATGTGCATGGCTGGTGGTGTGATTTATATGCTTGGGGCATCTTATAATTATCTCCATAATGCCCACACCAGAGTTGATATTTTTTATATGCAGACTTCACGTCGCAAACAGGCTCTTATAGACGTTATCTGTTCCCTGGTACTGTTTTTTCCATTGATGATTATCATGTTCAAACTCGCAGTAACCTGGGCGGCAAAGGCCTGGAGAATTCATGAAGTAATGTTTACCAGTTTCTGGTACCCACCTGCTGCTCCTTATCGAACTGTTTTCGCCATTGGCCTGTTTCTCCTGATTCTCCAGGGAATAGCCAGGTTTATTAGGGATCTTTATTTTGTCATAAGAGGTGAAGAAATTGCTTGA
- a CDS encoding TRAP transporter substrate-binding protein → MSIFWKKRSVFTAGLAVFALVLISATGSFAGKSGKIIWKSSGHGPASDPSQIFHDKLCKAITKATGGRLTVKPFVGGSIVPAYKEVDAIDQGVLQMAYSCPMYNLDKWPAAGLISSRPGGLPGEALRTWFDYGGGADLLNKMMEGYNVMTFPGALAPLPEEVFFHSKVKLESLADLKGLKARCMGDGGEILKRMGAATVIIPGGQLYEAMQRGTIDAFEYSTLASNWKMHFNEVAKYVYLSPTRAPSDPQVIFVNKEAWAKLPDDLKKIVQSVVAEYTQKQHEYLVFESVKAVDKFRAAGNEVYKVPRDIEVALSAEADKFYAEKSKSEKPIFAEIYNSMKEFGEAYNAIK, encoded by the coding sequence ATGAGTATCTTCTGGAAAAAACGGAGTGTTTTTACAGCTGGACTGGCAGTTTTTGCCTTGGTCCTCATCTCGGCTACAGGCAGTTTTGCCGGAAAGAGTGGAAAGATAATCTGGAAGTCTTCCGGGCACGGTCCTGCCTCAGATCCTTCACAGATTTTTCATGATAAACTCTGTAAGGCTATAACCAAGGCCACTGGAGGAAGGCTGACAGTAAAACCTTTCGTGGGTGGATCAATTGTTCCAGCCTATAAGGAAGTTGATGCTATTGACCAGGGAGTGTTGCAGATGGCTTATTCCTGTCCTATGTACAATCTGGACAAGTGGCCTGCTGCGGGTTTGATCAGCTCAAGACCTGGTGGTTTGCCTGGTGAAGCATTGCGCACCTGGTTTGATTATGGAGGAGGTGCTGATCTGTTGAATAAAATGATGGAAGGTTACAATGTCATGACTTTCCCGGGGGCCCTTGCTCCTTTACCTGAAGAGGTATTTTTCCATTCCAAGGTCAAACTTGAATCATTGGCTGACCTGAAAGGCCTGAAAGCCCGCTGTATGGGAGATGGGGGTGAGATACTGAAGAGAATGGGTGCTGCAACTGTAATTATTCCAGGTGGACAGCTTTATGAAGCAATGCAGAGAGGTACAATTGACGCATTTGAATATTCCACCCTCGCATCGAACTGGAAGATGCATTTCAACGAGGTGGCTAAATATGTGTATCTTTCACCAACAAGGGCGCCGAGTGATCCCCAGGTAATTTTTGTCAATAAGGAAGCATGGGCCAAGCTCCCCGATGATTTGAAGAAGATTGTTCAGTCTGTTGTGGCTGAATATACACAGAAACAGCATGAATACCTGGTTTTTGAATCAGTCAAGGCTGTTGATAAATTCAGAGCGGCCGGGAATGAAGTGTACAAAGTTCCGAGAGATATTGAGGTGGCACTGTCTGCTGAGGCAGATAAGTTTTATGCGGAAAAATCAAAAAGTGAAAAGCCTATTTTTGCTGAAATCTATAACTCAATGAAAGAATTTGGAGAAGCTTACAACGCAATAAAATAG
- a CDS encoding MBL fold metallo-hydrolase gives MTVQITTLIENRAGEHHGLQHEHGLSFFIEKDGSSILFDTGQSEKFIKNAEQLKVDLCSLDHVVLSHGHYDHSGGFRSLVELTDSFTLTTGKGFFNEKYGCKDNSCEYLGNNFNEEFLKDKGITFRYVGQQCTEIVPGVYVITSFPRIHADESVNPRFKVRKEGALLPDYFDDEVLLAIDTDPGLIVLLGCSHPGMKNMLDCVVKQIGRPLYGVLGGTHLVEADEQSLKLSLDYLKNTELKVIGISHCSGENAIENLSSSEKRYFQNHTGSTLFVD, from the coding sequence ATGACTGTACAGATTACAACATTGATAGAAAATCGGGCGGGAGAACACCATGGGTTGCAGCATGAGCACGGACTTTCCTTTTTTATTGAAAAGGATGGTTCTTCCATACTGTTTGATACGGGCCAGTCAGAGAAATTCATAAAAAATGCGGAACAGTTGAAAGTGGATTTATGCTCTCTGGATCATGTTGTTCTGAGTCATGGTCATTATGATCATTCAGGTGGTTTCAGGTCGCTGGTGGAGTTGACAGATTCTTTTACGTTGACCACGGGGAAAGGTTTTTTCAATGAAAAATATGGTTGCAAAGATAATTCCTGTGAATATCTCGGGAATAATTTCAACGAGGAATTCCTGAAAGATAAAGGAATCACCTTCCGCTATGTCGGGCAGCAGTGTACCGAGATTGTTCCTGGTGTATATGTCATCACTTCATTTCCCCGGATTCATGCGGATGAATCAGTCAATCCACGTTTCAAGGTGAGAAAGGAGGGGGCACTGCTTCCGGATTATTTTGATGACGAGGTGTTGCTGGCCATTGATACCGATCCCGGTCTGATTGTTCTTCTCGGTTGCTCCCATCCGGGGATGAAAAACATGCTGGACTGTGTGGTTAAACAGATCGGCCGGCCGCTTTACGGGGTGCTGGGAGGTACACATCTTGTTGAAGCGGATGAGCAGAGTCTCAAGCTCTCGCTTGACTATCTGAAAAATACGGAACTCAAGGTGATTGGTATTTCACATTGTTCGGGAGAAAATGCAATTGAAAACCTTTCCAGCAGCGAAAAGAGATATTTCCAGAACCATACTGGAAGTACTTTATTTGTAGATTGA
- a CDS encoding FadR/GntR family transcriptional regulator produces the protein MDPIKKIRLSESVITVIKQMIAEENFKPGDKFYSENELTRKLQVSRSSIREAMRMLEVTGQVSVKQGKGIFILDANGEQFKAFSTWLKNNEQSIKDNFEVRLIIEPKAASRAAENAEEKDIFEMEEVCAKFARFAAEKNIEEVIQCDRRFHCILAGATKNVTLHVLMKSMTTTLPNGWISSLYTPGRVEKTVNEHGDILEAIKKKDKTGAENAMTRHLVNALHDINKEIKNQSKEKLS, from the coding sequence ATGGATCCGATCAAAAAAATCAGACTGTCGGAAAGTGTTATTACAGTTATTAAACAGATGATTGCAGAAGAAAATTTCAAACCTGGGGATAAATTTTATTCCGAAAATGAATTAACCAGAAAGCTTCAGGTTTCCAGGTCATCAATCCGTGAAGCGATGAGGATGCTTGAGGTGACTGGTCAGGTGAGTGTCAAACAGGGAAAGGGAATTTTCATACTTGATGCCAATGGTGAACAGTTCAAAGCATTTTCAACCTGGTTGAAGAATAACGAGCAGTCTATCAAAGATAACTTTGAAGTTCGATTGATTATCGAGCCGAAGGCTGCAAGTCGTGCAGCGGAAAATGCGGAAGAAAAAGACATATTTGAAATGGAGGAAGTCTGTGCGAAATTTGCCCGTTTTGCAGCAGAAAAAAATATTGAAGAGGTTATCCAGTGTGATCGGCGTTTCCATTGCATCCTTGCGGGTGCCACTAAAAATGTGACACTGCATGTTCTGATGAAATCAATGACGACTACCTTGCCCAATGGATGGATATCCAGTCTGTACACTCCGGGACGAGTAGAAAAAACGGTAAATGAGCATGGTGACATTCTTGAAGCGATTAAAAAAAAGGATAAGACCGGAGCAGAAAATGCAATGACCCGTCACCTGGTGAACGCTCTGCACGATATAAATAAGGAAATAAAGAATCAGTCGAAAGAAAAATTGAGTTAA
- a CDS encoding AMP-dependent synthetase/ligase has protein sequence MANSTDFISPESCFSLPDLFLERVSRSPDSVAYRHFSSSRKGWLDLTWQEMLTLAKRWRNGLKNENLSVGDRVAIMLPNCPEWILFEQAALSLGLIVVPLYANDRPESIAYILEDTKSRIVILPGNAYWGRLAPALTGITSLQKIITIDLCWTDGKNNSLVCLDDWLPPADNSPGGYTPTTHETATIVYTSGTTGPPKGVMLSHMNILDNCYFGLQRMAVYPEDKFLSFLPLSHMLERTAGYYLPMMAGSTVAFARSIPDLGEDMLTEQPTVLVAVPRIFERIHSEIKRKLTAKPAIAVALFEKAVSVGWNQFEYTQGRAPWSVSFLILPFLDRLIGAKIRDKFGGHLRIIITGGAPLSGDISKLFLGLGLPLYQGYGLTETSPVISVNTREDNDPNGVGTPLQGIEVRSGPGDELLVRGHCVMQGYWKNQQATAETIDPDGWLHTGDRATIQKNGHIRITGRLKEILVLSNGEKVAPADMEMAIAMDPLFEHTMIIGEARPFLTLVSVLNEHLWKQLAEELSVPDDESSLMLAEVEDAVLKRVEIQLAHFPGYAFVKHAILSLSPWTVENGLLTPTLKLKRKIIEKRLKEQIKKTYTIL, from the coding sequence ATGGCCAACAGCACCGACTTTATTTCTCCAGAATCCTGTTTTTCACTCCCTGACCTGTTTCTGGAAAGGGTTTCCAGGAGCCCCGATAGTGTTGCATACCGCCATTTCAGCTCCAGCCGAAAAGGCTGGTTGGACCTCACCTGGCAAGAGATGCTCACCCTGGCAAAACGATGGCGCAATGGCCTGAAAAATGAAAATCTCTCAGTTGGTGACAGGGTGGCAATCATGCTGCCGAACTGTCCGGAATGGATACTCTTTGAACAGGCCGCCCTCTCACTGGGGTTGATTGTCGTCCCCCTGTATGCCAACGACAGACCGGAATCCATCGCCTACATCCTGGAGGACACGAAAAGCAGAATAGTGATTCTTCCAGGGAATGCCTACTGGGGACGCCTGGCTCCGGCTCTCACGGGAATTACCAGCCTGCAGAAAATCATCACCATTGATCTCTGCTGGACTGATGGCAAGAACAACTCCCTTGTCTGCCTGGATGACTGGCTGCCCCCGGCCGACAACTCCCCTGGTGGATATACTCCAACGACCCACGAAACAGCCACTATTGTCTATACTTCAGGGACAACCGGCCCCCCAAAAGGGGTCATGCTCAGCCATATGAATATTCTCGACAACTGTTATTTCGGGTTACAGCGTATGGCAGTCTATCCCGAGGACAAGTTTTTATCCTTCCTTCCCCTCTCACACATGCTTGAGAGAACGGCAGGATATTACCTGCCCATGATGGCCGGATCGACAGTTGCTTTTGCCAGGTCCATCCCCGATCTTGGCGAAGATATGCTCACGGAGCAACCGACTGTCCTTGTTGCCGTTCCCCGGATTTTTGAACGCATACACAGTGAAATCAAGCGAAAACTTACCGCGAAACCGGCTATTGCAGTCGCTCTTTTTGAAAAAGCGGTTTCAGTAGGGTGGAATCAATTTGAATACACACAAGGCCGTGCCCCCTGGTCTGTATCATTTTTGATTCTACCCTTTCTCGACCGTCTCATAGGCGCAAAAATCAGAGATAAATTCGGCGGCCACCTGCGCATAATCATAACTGGAGGCGCACCATTATCAGGTGACATATCAAAGCTTTTCCTGGGGCTTGGCCTTCCCCTATACCAGGGCTATGGACTGACAGAAACAAGCCCGGTAATAAGCGTCAACACCAGGGAAGACAACGACCCGAACGGCGTCGGCACACCCTTGCAGGGCATCGAAGTACGTTCAGGGCCCGGGGATGAACTTCTGGTCAGAGGACACTGTGTCATGCAGGGATACTGGAAAAATCAGCAGGCAACTGCAGAAACCATTGATCCCGATGGCTGGTTGCATACAGGCGACAGGGCGACAATTCAAAAAAACGGTCATATACGCATAACCGGCCGGCTCAAGGAAATCCTGGTCCTCAGCAATGGTGAAAAAGTAGCCCCCGCGGACATGGAAATGGCAATCGCCATGGATCCGCTGTTCGAACACACTATGATAATAGGAGAGGCTCGACCCTTTCTTACGCTGGTTTCAGTCTTAAATGAACATCTCTGGAAACAACTGGCAGAAGAGCTCTCTGTTCCCGATGATGAATCCTCACTCATGCTCGCGGAAGTGGAAGACGCCGTTTTAAAACGAGTGGAAATACAGCTCGCCCATTTCCCGGGCTACGCCTTCGTCAAACATGCCATACTCAGCCTTTCCCCATGGACAGTTGAAAACGGCCTGCTCACACCAACCCTGAAACTGAAACGTAAAATCATTGAAAAGAGACTGAAAGAGCAAATAAAAAAAACCTACACCATTTTATAA
- a CDS encoding alpha/beta hydrolase translates to MTKRVDTAEFVLWREYSEAFCRNTRDEIREGCGPVKLEHTPGSGRAIILVHGLSDSPWFLRGLATFFHLRLGYDVYLPLLAGHGLKDPGKSMDTVSLEQWKENMEFAIDFVSRKHKGRLLSIGGLSMGGALSYYYGSGHAAITGELFLFSAAFGLKDGFLGIEGRMKELLLRTPVTRLFEKKNNLIGKNPYRYEYVSINSVRELVRLMDEIRKLNRLFSESRSFPKSVFSAFSEFDDVVSLRALKTLISVVGKQQLTEFRIPATEKVEHASLVLENPICGDNAAVLERENPLFESMVGKIAAMVRL, encoded by the coding sequence ATGACTAAGCGGGTGGATACAGCTGAGTTTGTCTTGTGGCGGGAGTACAGTGAGGCCTTCTGTCGAAACACACGGGATGAAATCAGGGAAGGTTGTGGTCCCGTCAAACTGGAACATACTCCGGGCAGTGGAAGGGCGATTATACTGGTCCATGGTTTAAGTGATTCTCCCTGGTTTCTCCGTGGTCTCGCCACATTTTTCCATTTACGACTAGGCTATGATGTTTACCTGCCGCTGCTTGCCGGACACGGCCTGAAAGATCCCGGGAAGAGTATGGATACGGTGAGTCTTGAGCAGTGGAAGGAAAATATGGAATTTGCCATAGATTTCGTCTCCCGTAAACACAAAGGCAGGCTGCTTTCCATTGGCGGGTTGTCCATGGGAGGCGCCCTCAGCTATTATTACGGCAGTGGTCATGCTGCCATTACTGGGGAACTGTTTCTTTTTTCTGCGGCTTTTGGTTTGAAAGACGGATTCCTGGGAATTGAGGGGAGAATGAAGGAGTTGTTGTTACGAACTCCCGTGACCCGTCTGTTTGAAAAGAAAAATAACCTGATCGGGAAAAATCCATATCGTTACGAGTATGTCAGCATCAACAGCGTGAGGGAACTGGTCAGGCTCATGGATGAAATCAGAAAATTGAACAGATTGTTCTCCGAGAGTAGGTCATTTCCAAAGTCTGTTTTCTCCGCTTTCAGTGAGTTCGATGACGTTGTGTCCCTCAGGGCTCTGAAAACACTCATTTCTGTTGTTGGCAAACAACAGCTGACAGAATTTCGTATTCCTGCGACAGAAAAAGTGGAGCATGCTTCCCTGGTTCTTGAGAACCCGATATGTGGAGACAATGCTGCAGTTCTTGAGCGGGAGAACCCTCTTTTTGAGTCGATGGTTGGGAAAATTGCGGCAATGGTCCGTTTATAA
- a CDS encoding alpha/beta fold hydrolase, which yields MNRSAYLTTGLAIKALSRLSKANIVIHGEENIPAHPTIFVINHFTRLETLLLPASIYNLTDVPVWSLADASLFKGGLEKFFDLVGVVSTADPKRDELIVKSLLNGEANWIIFPEGRMVKTKKIISKGKFMIDSPGGVHEPHTGAAALALRAELYRRYLLSLAEENSPKLHPILEYLGFETADDIVRRATRIVPVNLTYYPIRAIENIASSMAEKLVRDLSERMVEEIMTEGTMLLSGVDLDMRFGPAIEIEKLLDPEWLRKAGEEKALHGYTVSGELKKKMRGTAYNVMQQYMRDIYAMTTVNHEHLFASFLRICPFERIKERDFRRRVFFAASLIRDRGVEDHDFYLHKSMEESQIHLLTDDRFSKYENFIQLAEEKGVVQRKNGCLFRDGTKLSIPLNYHQGRIDNPIEIMANEVEPLGRLQKLIRSFAWQPDFLLKILLVRYLLEKERQRYRRVCSSRDPGEGRRFGCLGKPFLLPAFRRRKGIVLVHSYLSVPEEVKALAVWLRRKGYWVYAPRLPGHGTSPEDLAARKYQEWLDSVERGYAIMDSVCDRVIVGGVAVGGSLALSLAVRIKEVAGVFAVCPPRTLKDYSTKFMPSLDVWDRMLNRLKGEGEQQFLDFTYGNSHVNYGKNPVAGVHQVGEFLDSMKKKYDAIAQPALIIQADENPVVDPAGARTLYDKLGSRKKEYCLLSFNRHVLVEGEDSHRVHRKISDFIEMI from the coding sequence ATGAATCGGTCTGCATATCTGACCACAGGTTTAGCCATCAAGGCGTTGTCCCGCCTTTCAAAGGCTAATATTGTTATCCATGGGGAGGAAAATATTCCTGCTCATCCGACTATTTTTGTAATCAATCATTTTACCCGCCTGGAAACCCTTCTTCTTCCCGCGTCCATTTATAACCTGACGGATGTGCCGGTCTGGTCTCTTGCTGATGCCTCACTCTTCAAAGGTGGTCTGGAGAAATTTTTTGACCTGGTGGGGGTTGTGTCCACGGCAGATCCAAAACGGGATGAGCTGATTGTAAAAAGTCTGCTGAACGGAGAGGCAAACTGGATAATTTTTCCTGAAGGTCGCATGGTCAAAACGAAAAAAATCATCAGCAAAGGGAAGTTCATGATTGATTCCCCCGGAGGTGTCCATGAACCTCATACCGGAGCTGCGGCACTGGCCCTGAGGGCTGAGTTGTACAGGAGATATCTGCTTTCGCTGGCGGAAGAGAACTCCCCGAAACTTCACCCGATTCTTGAGTATCTCGGTTTTGAAACTGCTGATGATATTGTTCGCAGGGCAACCAGAATTGTTCCCGTCAACCTGACTTATTATCCCATCAGGGCCATTGAGAATATTGCTTCAAGCATGGCCGAAAAACTGGTCAGGGATCTTTCGGAGAGGATGGTTGAAGAAATTATGACCGAGGGAACCATGCTGCTTTCAGGGGTTGATCTCGATATGCGATTTGGTCCTGCAATTGAAATTGAAAAGCTGTTGGATCCGGAATGGTTAAGAAAAGCCGGAGAAGAAAAGGCACTGCATGGCTATACTGTGTCAGGAGAGCTGAAGAAAAAAATGCGCGGGACGGCATATAATGTCATGCAGCAATACATGCGTGACATTTATGCCATGACAACTGTCAACCATGAACATCTTTTTGCTTCTTTTCTGAGGATATGTCCATTTGAGCGAATAAAAGAGAGGGATTTCAGGCGACGAGTTTTTTTTGCAGCCTCACTCATTCGTGACAGGGGAGTCGAAGATCATGATTTTTATCTCCATAAATCAATGGAAGAGAGCCAGATCCATCTCCTCACTGATGACAGATTTTCCAAATATGAGAACTTTATTCAACTGGCGGAGGAAAAAGGAGTTGTACAGAGAAAAAACGGTTGTCTTTTCCGGGACGGCACCAAACTCTCCATACCTTTGAATTACCACCAGGGGAGAATCGACAATCCAATCGAAATCATGGCCAATGAAGTTGAGCCCCTGGGGCGTTTGCAGAAACTGATCCGCTCTTTTGCCTGGCAGCCGGATTTTCTTTTGAAAATTCTACTTGTACGTTATCTGCTGGAAAAAGAGCGTCAGCGCTACAGGCGGGTATGTTCGAGTCGTGATCCCGGGGAGGGCAGGCGATTCGGCTGTCTGGGAAAACCCTTTCTTCTTCCCGCATTTCGCCGTCGAAAAGGTATTGTCCTTGTGCACAGTTATCTTTCTGTACCGGAGGAAGTAAAGGCGCTTGCGGTCTGGTTGAGGCGAAAAGGATATTGGGTGTATGCTCCCAGGCTCCCGGGTCATGGCACTTCTCCAGAGGATCTGGCAGCAAGAAAATACCAGGAATGGCTTGACAGCGTGGAGCGTGGATATGCCATTATGGACAGCGTCTGTGACCGTGTCATTGTCGGCGGTGTGGCCGTCGGCGGCAGTCTTGCCTTGAGCCTGGCTGTAAGAATAAAGGAAGTTGCCGGCGTTTTTGCGGTATGTCCTCCCCGGACCCTGAAGGACTACTCCACGAAATTCATGCCCTCTCTTGATGTCTGGGATCGCATGCTGAACAGACTGAAGGGGGAGGGTGAGCAGCAGTTCCTTGATTTCACTTATGGCAACAGCCATGTTAATTACGGTAAAAACCCGGTGGCCGGGGTACATCAAGTGGGCGAGTTTCTCGATTCCATGAAAAAAAAGTATGACGCCATCGCCCAGCCTGCACTGATTATCCAGGCCGATGAAAACCCTGTTGTTGATCCGGCAGGAGCAAGAACTCTCTATGATAAACTTGGCAGCAGAAAAAAGGAGTACTGTCTTCTCAGTTTTAACCGCCATGTGCTGGTAGAGGGAGAAGATTCCCACCGTGTTCATCGGAAAATATCTGATTTTATAGAGATGATATGA
- a CDS encoding putative NPN-dependent ornithine cyclodeaminase encodes MKLNFTYTPPDFTDTTLVSSSPAKLAPAPADGIAPENYHATSNHPEYIKIDSGEWLLAPEGRMDAVFVVDSRTIEVTEARRLKKGDLVVVGRTENGEEGILVHEKGFDEVAANEDKFSFRSRGTRETPFSYSYDNLYEILKHDRDHGHIVWVLGPAVAFDKDSRSAMQGLIENGYCHALMAGNALATHDIEAAVFDTGLGQNIYSQILQPMGHYNHLDILNRVRQAGSISKAIETMGIDNGIMYACETCKIPYILAGSIRDDGPLPETIGNVYESQDRMRYHARKATTVITMATQLHSIAFGNMTPGYKILEDGTVRPVCFYVVDMSEFSADKLANRGSAQAQAILTNVQDFIVNLWNHLSKNG; translated from the coding sequence ATGAAACTGAATTTTACCTATACTCCACCGGATTTTACTGATACTACCCTGGTCAGCAGCTCTCCTGCAAAACTCGCACCGGCCCCTGCGGACGGCATAGCCCCGGAAAACTATCATGCCACGTCCAACCATCCTGAGTATATAAAAATCGATTCGGGTGAATGGCTCCTGGCCCCGGAGGGGAGGATGGATGCCGTTTTCGTTGTTGACAGCAGAACTATTGAAGTCACGGAAGCCAGACGTCTGAAAAAAGGTGACCTGGTTGTAGTCGGTAGAACTGAAAACGGTGAAGAGGGTATTCTTGTCCATGAAAAAGGCTTTGATGAAGTTGCCGCCAACGAAGACAAATTTTCCTTCAGATCCCGGGGCACCCGGGAAACCCCTTTCTCTTATTCTTACGACAACCTCTATGAAATCCTCAAACATGACAGGGATCACGGTCACATCGTCTGGGTACTTGGCCCTGCGGTCGCCTTCGACAAGGATTCCCGCTCTGCCATGCAGGGACTCATTGAAAACGGCTACTGTCACGCACTGATGGCGGGTAACGCCCTTGCCACACATGATATCGAGGCCGCCGTTTTTGACACGGGTCTCGGCCAGAATATCTACAGCCAGATCCTTCAACCGATGGGGCATTACAACCATCTGGATATTCTCAACAGGGTGCGCCAGGCCGGCTCCATCAGCAAAGCCATTGAAACCATGGGAATCGACAACGGTATCATGTATGCCTGTGAAACCTGTAAAATTCCATATATTCTGGCTGGTTCCATCAGAGATGACGGGCCATTACCAGAAACCATCGGCAACGTGTATGAATCCCAGGATAGAATGCGTTACCACGCCCGCAAGGCCACCACGGTTATTACCATGGCAACTCAGCTCCACTCCATAGCCTTTGGCAATATGACACCTGGTTACAAAATTCTTGAAGACGGAACCGTTCGCCCTGTCTGTTTTTACGTGGTTGACATGTCCGAATTCAGTGCCGATAAACTGGCCAACAGGGGTTCTGCCCAGGCCCAGGCCATTCTTACCAATGTCCAGGATTTTATAGTTAATCTCTGGAACCACCTGTCAAAAAACGGATGA
- a CDS encoding arginase family protein, translating to MKKKTIRIIGVPMDLGQNHRGVDMGPSAIRYADLAGSLNALGYKTADCGDITIPGHYALTNTSLKERLPLIGNACRTAYELGKKAIKRGKLPSFWEATILPQSVRWVASPMKRTWD from the coding sequence ATGAAAAAGAAAACGATTCGCATAATCGGTGTACCGATGGATCTTGGACAGAACCACAGGGGTGTCGATATGGGCCCCAGTGCCATCCGCTACGCCGATCTGGCCGGCTCTCTCAATGCGCTTGGCTACAAAACGGCTGACTGTGGTGATATCACTATTCCCGGTCATTATGCTCTTACCAATACCAGCCTGAAAGAACGTCTCCCCCTGATTGGCAATGCTTGCAGAACAGCCTATGAACTTGGGAAAAAAGCGATCAAACGGGGGAAACTCCCATCTTTCTGGGAGGCGACCATTCTGCCTCAATCGGTACGGTGGGTGGCGTCACCCATGAAGAGGACGTGGGACTGA